Proteins encoded together in one Amblyomma americanum isolate KBUSLIRL-KWMA chromosome 1, ASM5285725v1, whole genome shotgun sequence window:
- the LOC144114932 gene encoding uncharacterized protein LOC144114932, translating to MSENAESKPELTPEGDAQAAPHAPSRERSQQGDAPKSSWVKFDDDASAAATIEPSQTQTVEPPLPIKMDALLKKVPSAEPRSDLGPLAPPRPPAASSCSVPPVAVCPPAPARLKPRASAEPQVVSNHVAPATTHRLESVAVPLSERLATRSSSAAGFNNGDIIVNALPTNRRCAWITKAEFKPELVPEELMATGLTLTVEEYVAAMQVLVHDVRFTLYNVCYKRLLLVWVLLGFFILLCLLFSGVRGLALFGGGVVWLVVNALGIFVCMWLKFKLLHMLERCIASINSLFFRHKILLGLDDRGKISCHKVHLIFVYFDVSACIRYLYEMLENQDRQDALDARATGDTTNSARNGAALYPVDRTRMDIDMSDIIITGSSSTTRISQREKYAEKLLLRYSQRWVKEFVRKRLDLNMPVHPDGFEDGPCPPAPPRHCALARCPCQFIEEHLRFKPLTKCSLSELCF from the exons ATGTCTGAAAACGCAGAATCAAAGCCAGAGCTAACACCTGAGGGGGATGCTCAGGCAGCACCACATGCACCCTCTAGAGAGCGATCACAGCAAGGTGATGCCCCAAAGAGCTCCTGGGTGAAGTTTGATGACGACGCTTCTGCAGCAGCAACAATTGAGCCTTCACAAACACAGACAGTTGAGCCACCGTTGCCTATTAAGATGGATGCTCTGCTCAAGAAAG TGCCTTCTGCTGAGCCACGATCGGACTTGGGACCCCTGGCACCACCTCGGCCCCCAGCTGCTTCCAGTTGCTCTGTGCCCCCTGTGGCTGTATGCCCTCCTGCACCAGCTAGGCTCAAGCCCCGAGCATCAGCTGAACCACAGGTCGTCAGCAACCACGTGGCTCCTGCAACTACCCACAGGCTGGAATCTGTCGCCGTGCCCCTCAGTGAACGTCTGGCAACCAGATCTTCATCTGCTGCTGGCTTTA ACAATGGTGACATCATTGTGAATGCCCTGCCAACCAACCGCCGTTGTGCTTGGATCACTAAAGCAGAGTTCAAGCCTGAGCTGGTGCCAGAGGAGCTGATGGCCACAGGTCTCACG TTGACAGTGGAGGAGTATGTGGCAGCCATGCAAGTGCTCGTGCACGACGTGCGCTTCACGCTGTACAACGTGTGCTACAAACGGCTTTTGCTGGTCTGGGTGCTGCTGGGCTTCTTCATCCTTCTTTGCCTGCTGTTTTCGGGTGTGCGGGGCCTCGCCCTCTTTGGCGGCGGTGTGGTCTGGCTCGTGGTCAATGCCTTGGGCATCTTTGTCTGCATGTGGCTCAAATTTAAG TTGCTGCATATGCTTGAACGGTGCATTGCGAGCATCAACAGCCTCTTCTTCCGTCACAAGATTTTGCTTGGACTTGATGACCGTGGCAAGATTTCATGTCACAAAGTTCAT CTCATATTTGTCTATTTTGATGTCAGCGCATGCATT AGATACCTGTATGAAATGCTGGAAAACCAAGACCGCCAAGATGCCCTTGATGCAAGAGCCACAGGGGATACGACAAACTCG GCCAGGAATGGTGCAGCATTATATCCAGTTGATCGGACAAGAATGGACATTGACATGTCGGACATCATCATCACTGGGAGCAGCTCTACTACTCGAATCTCACAGAGAGAG AAGTATGCTGAGAAGCTTCTGTTGCGCTATAGCCAGCGTTGGGTGAAAGAATTTGTTCGGAAGCGGCTGGACCTCAACATGCCTGTGCATCCTGATGGATTTGAGGATGGTCCCTGTCCACCAGCTCCTCCTCGCCATTGTGCCCTGGCACGCTGCCCCTGCCAGTTCATTGAGGAGCACCTACGTTTCAAGCCTCTCACTAAGTGCAGCCTTTCAGAACTTTGTTTTTAA